From the genome of Sphingobacterium sp. UGAL515B_05:
TTCTCTATGGGTGGTTTTTCCTGCCGGAAAGTTTAGATAAGGATAAACGACGACCATTTGATTGGAAACGTGCGAATCCTATTGGAACATTTAATTTTCTGAAAAAACAATCGAAAATAGCGCGCCTTGTTATTGCCTTGATTTTGGTCTATATCGCTCTTCACGCCGTGCAGAGTAATTGGCATTTCTTTACCATGTATAAGTTTAGTTGGACAGAACGGACGGTTGGCTTATCACTTGGGTTGCTCGGATTATTGCTTGGATTAGTACAGGGGTTTCTAATAAGATGGGTAACCCCTAAATTAGGCGACGAGAAAAGCGTATATTTTGGATTATTCTTTTATGCGGTCGGTCTTATGCTATTCGCATTCGCTAGTGAAGGATGGATGATGTTTGTTTTCCTTATCCCATATTCCTTAGGCGGAATTTGTGGACCCGCACTGCAATCTATTATTAGCAAGAGTATTCCTTCAAATGAACAAGGTGAACTTCAGGGAGCGTTGGCCAGTTTGGTAAGTGCAACATCTATTATTGGACCTCCAGTAATGACAAACTCATTTTATTATTTTACACAGGATAAAGCGCTATTTCAATTTTCGGGAGTGCCATTTTTTCTGGGATCCATTTTAATTTGCATGAGTGGAATTATGATATATTTTGTTTTTCAACGAAATAATAATCATTAAGAAAAGGGGCGTTATTTTTACTTATTTGCTTTCTACTGCGACTTCCTATGCTTTATAATAGCTTTCTATTAAAGCTTGATAACTAGGCATCACCAAGGAAAGTGCATGCGCATGTGCATATTTCGCAGCGTCAGTATGTTTCCAACTTTTTAATATTTCGCTAATGACGGCTGTTTTCGTAATGGGGATAACGCCTGCCAACTGTAATCGAGAAATTGTTACTTGTGTCGATAATGGATTCATATTCTAAATTTTTAGCTTTAAGTATTTCCTAACTTTACTATATTTGCCATTAATAATAATTAGTCTAAATAGTAATTATATCTTTTTCAGGACAGGCTTTTCCAGATAGAAAGGTTTGGAAATAGACAGATATCTATATGCGGACAGGACGAGTGATTTTTTAAATACCTTCAACACGTGAAAACAACAACAAGATCTTGGTTTATTACCCAAAAAACAACATTGGCGAGCAGTCTATTGGTTTTAAGTTTTTCCATAATTCCAGCAATAAGTTTTTCAAGGGAAAGACTGATTGCTGTCAAGAAAAATGGTAATGATCAAGAATCGGGGACAATTAAGGGCAAGGTGAAAAATTCAGAAGGGAAAGGTTTGTCCAATGTGTATATCAATATTGACGGGATAAATAGCGCCAAGACTGATCATGAAGGGAATTTTATTTTTTCAAAGATTCCTAAAGGCATTCACTCCATGACCGTAAAGCATATTGGTTTTCAAGAAATCAAATCGCAGATCGCACTGGAAAGGGAAACCCTCGAGCTCCCAGATTTTGTCATGGAGCAAACAAGTAATCATTTGAATGAAGTTGTCGTAACGGCGAGCCGACTGGCTGAAAGTATTGACGAAGTGCCATCATCAATTACCTATATCGGCGGTAAGACCTTAGAAGATCAACGTCTGATAAATGACAACCTACCCAATATTTTAATGCAGAAAGTGCCCAGTATCTCTCCCAGTGAGGAAAGCCAAAACAATTTTATTGCTAAAATACGTGGTCGGAATTTTTTAGTACTTATTGATGGAATTCCTCAATCGACTCCATTAAGAAATGGCGGAAGAGATATGAAGACGATTGATGCTAGTGCAATTGACCATATTGAGGTCATCAATGGTGCTTCAGCTATGTATGGAAATGGCGCCGCAGGTGGTATAATTAATTACATAACAAAGAAGCCAAAGAAAGACAGGAGTTTTCATTCTTCAACCTCTTTAAATAATTCACTAAGCTTGGTCAGACCAGATGAAACATACGGGTATAATTTGGCACAAGTATTTTCGGGATCGAAAGACAAGTTTGATTATGTTGTGCAAGGAAAGATTGCGCGAACAGGTGTGGTACGTAGCTCCGATGGTACCATTGTAAGTCCATTTTATGGCCTGGGCGAGACAAAAAGTTATAATGCCTTAGCGAAGATTGGTTATCAGATTAACGATAATCATCGTATTGAACTTATGGGGAACTATTATAGAAGTGTTCAGGATAGTAAATATGTTGGCACTAAGGGGGAGTTTGGCAGTAAACCTGCTATAGGGATACCTTCAGATACAGTGATTAACGGTGGGACACCTTACAATAAAGCTTTTCATGTAAAGTATGAGGGTAACTTTGGTAGAACCTCAGCAAATATGGGGCTGTATTATGAAGATATGAACACGGTATTTGAAAGCTACAACCAAACATATTCTGATCATAAGGGAGCCAGACTAAATTTTAGTACGCCCTTTGATCTATCTAACAGCAATAATGTAACTTTAATTTATGGAGTAGATCTTTTAAAGGATCACACGGTTCAAAAAACGTTGAGCGATGGATTAGTGACACCCGATATGAACATGAAAAGTGGTGCCTTATACCTTCAAAGTAAATTTAATCTCGCCGATTACTGGATAGTGAAAGGTGGGGTGCGATACGAAAACTTGGATTTCAAGGTTGGAGA
Proteins encoded in this window:
- a CDS encoding TCR/Tet family MFS transporter; this translates as MKNTGKKAAIGFIFITLLIDITGWGIILPVVPKLIAELIHGDLSEAAKYGGWLGFAYAITQFICAPIVGNLSDKYGRRPIILISLFGFAIDYILLALAPSISWLFLGRIIAGLTGASISTASAYIADISTDEDRTKNFGLIGAAFGMGFILGPVIGGLLGYYGARVPFYAAALLCLVNFLYGWFFLPESLDKDKRRPFDWKRANPIGTFNFLKKQSKIARLVIALILVYIALHAVQSNWHFFTMYKFSWTERTVGLSLGLLGLLLGLVQGFLIRWVTPKLGDEKSVYFGLFFYAVGLMLFAFASEGWMMFVFLIPYSLGGICGPALQSIISKSIPSNEQGELQGALASLVSATSIIGPPVMTNSFYYFTQDKALFQFSGVPFFLGSILICMSGIMIYFVFQRNNNH
- a CDS encoding TonB-dependent receptor, with the translated sequence MKTTTRSWFITQKTTLASSLLVLSFSIIPAISFSRERLIAVKKNGNDQESGTIKGKVKNSEGKGLSNVYINIDGINSAKTDHEGNFIFSKIPKGIHSMTVKHIGFQEIKSQIALERETLELPDFVMEQTSNHLNEVVVTASRLAESIDEVPSSITYIGGKTLEDQRLINDNLPNILMQKVPSISPSEESQNNFIAKIRGRNFLVLIDGIPQSTPLRNGGRDMKTIDASAIDHIEVINGASAMYGNGAAGGIINYITKKPKKDRSFHSSTSLNNSLSLVRPDETYGYNLAQVFSGSKDKFDYVVQGKIARTGVVRSSDGTIVSPFYGLGETKSYNALAKIGYQINDNHRIELMGNYYRSVQDSKYVGTKGEFGSKPAIGIPSDTVINGGTPYNKAFHVKYEGNFGRTSANMGLYYEDMNTVFESYNQTYSDHKGARLNFSTPFDLSNSNNVTLIYGVDLLKDHTVQKTLSDGLVTPDMNMKSGALYLQSKFNLADYWIVKGGVRYENLDFKVGDLTKAGKVTPGDKSNSNAFVFNLAGRYNKLKYLQPFVSFSQGYSIGDVGLVLRNGVPLSQIDPKPVVVNNFELGLNGTYAMLSYQLTGYYSSSKKGNTFAETSTPGNYELIQVPQRIYGLELVVDVTPVDWFKFGTILGYMDGRQDLKNEGKYKDKLDNSIISPFKVNINADFKLTDRWNVYLQYLHLGKRDVFQPSEYNYGKYPISGYGLMDVQTRYKLKNLAFIFSVNNILNNDYFPLHAEVRGATNEGRYYVKGSGTIANLGIQLDL